The Aedes aegypti strain LVP_AGWG chromosome 3, AaegL5.0 Primary Assembly, whole genome shotgun sequence genome contains a region encoding:
- the LOC5567518 gene encoding vitellogenin-A1-like produces MLTKILLLALVGLTVAYQYESASFKGYKNGFEGNYPGYKGYGYEAGYKYNNQGYSYKNGFEYGYQNAYQAAFYKHRQNVTEFEFSSWMPNREYVYNVTSKTMTALAELDDQWTGVYTRAYLVIRPKSRDYVVAYVKQPEFAVFNERLPYGYATPFYHDMFKFQPMPMSSKPFGIRYHKGAIKGLYVEKTIPNNEVNILKAWISQLQVDTRGANLMHSSKPVHPSKNEWNGHYKVMEPLVTGECETHYDVNLVPAYMIQAHKQWVPQGQLRSQDDQFIQVTKSLNFDRCEQRMGYHFGFTGYSDFKPNTNQMGNVASKSLVSYMYLTGNWYNFTIQSSSMINKVAIAPSFVNKEPALVYAQVNLTLNDVHLYDKVPMGPAEDQKVFVDLVYSYNMPSDKKNTVRPGNETESSSSSSSSSSSSSSSESSSSSSESQENPKVSPVEQYKAQLDQVEKRGNRFRRDLNAYKEKKYYEAYKMDQYRLSRKNDTSSDSSSSDDSSSSSSSSSSESHERNNGTSSDSSSSSSSSSSSYSSSSSSSSSSSSESYSMSSEEYYYQPAPENFKYAPEAPFLPYFTGYKGYNIFYARNVDAQRSVGKLIEEIAEDLQNPSTLPKANTMSKFNILTRAIRAMGHEEMYELAQKYFVSQKERQDAKFNDKKFSKRLDAWVTLRDALAEAGTPSAFKLISEYIKEKKLRGVEAATVVASLAKSIRYPTEQLLHEFFLLVTSDAVQHQEYLNATALFAYSDFVNQAHVSNRSAYNYYPVFSFGRLADADYKIIEHKIVPFFAHQLREAVNQEDSVKTQVYIRALGNLGHPQILSVFEPYLEGTIKITDFQRLAIMVALDNLVIYYPSLARSVLYRAYQNTADVHEIRCAAVHLLMRTDPPADMLQRMAEYTHQEPSRYVRYAVKSAIETAALADEYDNYSDLAVNAKAAVNFLYPEDSSVKYSINHIRDYAMENLELTYRLHYGEIASNDHRYPSGMFYHMRQNFGGFKKYTSFYYLVSSMEAFFDVFSKQYNTKYFADYYKSADYSTNFYNYDKYSKYYKQYFYNKDNEYYQKYNGQKKNFYSDKEPSKFTASRIGKLLNIDAQEAEQLEGQLLFKLFNGYFFTAFDNQTIENIPRKVKHLFEDLEDGYAFDFTKFYQQQDVVLAWPLATGFPFIYTLKVPTVVKFELDASAKTHPQVYKQPAGHPENENDDFFYMPQTLNGSMDVNLLYHRMVDAKVGFVTPFDHQRYIAGYQKKLHGYLPFTVDLGLDLVNDEYEFEFKFQEPKEDHLMFHMSSWPYTGYKDITDMRPIAENPNAKIVHDEDQTTKSLEHTFGQDMTGVALRFHAKYDFDMMNFQKVFGMLKKHDLVSAVTYPFAYQPYEYHQFNLYYDAQRTHAKSFKFFAYQKFGAPSFEETGPKHPANRHSYSGNYYESNYAQPFVYSAGSHRRYEQFFRNAASGIRNSFVRYYDFGFEFYAPQYKSEFTFTTAFADSPVDKTSRQLYYFYASPMFPSQSYFKDIPFSGKQFQFCATATSEFPRVPYLKFSDFDKYYGDASQYFDFLYGESCQGGAHIAVKGKQKQTGKYREYLGFSDVAKACKEQMANGYYQMEECQRAIDQAYYYDFYDYSFEYKDVGAVAKNISAKFYDYFQYAFYPYFESNFFYRGKHNQIKAEFEFAPYGDYYNASFFGPSYAFQVKNYPIENDYSVYFPYFFKYTFFPRYQPYFLHRLPAHKPRNRPYYELSNFEQFAAFSRKPQYPSCSFSKDYFYTFDDKKYFYDMGECWHAVLYTVKPDYDFYAQQSHFYNSDFEYKYKNGFEEYEQFAALARRGSDNQLYFKFLFGDNYIEIFPNNADTPFVKFNGRPYDISKYNIAHFEYKEGYPSFPFFYAFAYPNKDLEVSFFGGKLKFATDGYRARFFSDYSFYNNFVGLCGTNDGEYFSDFVTPDQCYMRKPEFFAASYALTGQNCTGPAKAFNYAYQQKAKQECVKREVYFGDVIYNQEYYHPRYRYYNHNVEESSSSSSSSSSDSSSSSSSSSSSSESKSKSSSSSSSEEQKEYHPHKQSHSLKDCPVQHQHQFFQQGDKVCFTLRPLPACHSKCVATDKVSKYFDVHCFEKSSPQAEKYKSEIARGYNPDFKSYASHKTFKFNYPKSCVYKAY; encoded by the exons ATGCTAACGAAGATTCTACTTCTCGCCTTGG TTGGGCTCACGGTGGCCTACCAATACGAGAGTGCGTCCTTCAAGGGATACAAGAATGGTTTCGAAGGAAACTATCCTGGCTACAAGGGCTACGGTTACGAAGCTGGCTACAAGTACAACAACCAGGGCTACAGCTACAAGAACGGATTCGAGTACGGTTACCAGAACGCCTACCAGGCTGCGTTCTACAAGCACCGTCAGAATGTGACCGAGTTTGAGTTCAGCTCGTGGATGCCAAACCGCGAGTATGTCTACAACGTCACATCCAAGACGATGACTGCTCTAGCGGAGCTGGACGACCAGTGGACTGGTGTCTACACCCGTGCCTACCTGGTCATCCGCCCCAAGAGCCGCGACTACGTTGTGGCCTACGTCAAGCAACCGGAATTCGCAGTGTTCAACGAACGCCTGCCATACGGATATGCCACCCCGTTCTACCACGATATGTTCAAGTTCCAGCCAATGCCAATGAGCAGCAAGCCATTCGGAATCCGTTACCACAAGGGAGCCATCAAGGGTCTGTACGTCGAGAAAACCATCCCCAACAATGAGGTCAACATCCTGAAGGCTTGGATCAGTCAGCTGCAAGTCGATACTCGTGGAGCCAACCTGATGCACTCCAGCAAGCCTGTCCATCCCTCCAAGAACGAGTGGAACGGTCACTACAAGGTTATGGAGCCCCTGGTCACTGGTGAATGCGAAACCCACTACGATGTTAACCTAGTTCCAGCCTACATGATCCAAGCTCACAAGCAGTGGGTTCCACAGGGTCAACTGCGCAGTCAAGATGACCAGTTCATCCAGGTCACCAAGTCTCTGAACTTTGATCGTTGCGAGCAGCGTATGGGCTACCACTTTGGATTCACTGGATACAGCGACTTCAAACCCAACACCAACCAAATGGGAAATGTTGCCTCCAAGTCCTTGGTCTCGTACATGTATCTGACTGGAAACTGGTACAACTTCACCATTCAATCCTCCAGCATGATCAACAAGGTTGCCATCGCTCCGTCCTTTGTGAACAAAGAACCAGCTCTGGTGTACGCTCAGGTTAACTTGACCCTCAATGATGTTCACCTCTACGATAAGGTTCCAATGGGCCCGGCTGAAGACCAAAAGGTATTCGTCGACTTGGTTTACAGTTACAACATGCCAAGCGATAAAAAGAACACCGTTCGTCCAGGAAATGAAACCGAATCTTCATCATCTTCCTCTTCATCGTCCTCGTCATCTTCGTCTTCGGAGTCCAGCTCGTCTAGCTCCGAATCTCAGGAAAACCCCAAGGTCAGCCCGGTTGAACAGTACAAGGCCCAGCTCGATCAAGTCGAAAAGCGTGGAAACCGCTTCCGCCGTGATCTGAATGCTTACAAGGAAAAGAAATACTACGAAGCCTATAAAATGGATCAATACCGCCTGAGCCGCAAGAACGACACCTCCTCCGACTCCAGCAGCTCTGATGACTCTTCGTCATCCAGCTCGTCCAGCTCCTCGGAATCACATGAGCGCAATAACGGTACTTCTTCTGACTCGAGCTCATCTTCCTCATCATCTTCTTCCTCGTACtcttcatcgtcgtcgtcatcttCGTCGTCGTCCTCGGAGTCTTACTCCATGAGCAGCGAAGAGTACTACTACCAGCCAGCTCCAGAAAACTTCAAGTACGCTCCTGAGGCTCCTTTCTTGCCATACTTCACCGGCTATAAGGGATACAATATCTTCTATGCCCGCAATGTCGATGCTCAACGTTCCGTTGGAAAACTTATCGAGGAAATCGCCGAAGACCTGCAAAACCCATCTACCCTGCCAAAGGCCAACACCATGAGCAAGTTCAACATTCTTACCCGTGCTATCCGCGCCATGGGACACGAGGAAATGTACGAACTGGCCCAAAAGTACTTTGTTTCGCAGAAGGAACGTCAGGATGCCAAGTTCAATGACAAGAAGTTCAGCAAGCGTCTTGATGCTTGGGTCACTTTGCGTGATGCTCTGGCTGAAGCCGGTACTCCTTCGGCATTCAAGCTGATTAGCGAATACATCAAGGAAAAGAAACTGCGTGGCGTTGAGGCTGCTACCGTTGTCGCCTCATTGGCTAAGTCCATCCGTTACCCAACCGAGCAGCTTTTGCACGAGTTTTTCCTGCTGGTTACCAGCGATGCCGTTCAGCACCAGGAATACTTGAATGCTACCGCTTTGTTTGCCTACAGCGATTTCGTAAACCAGGCTCATGTTAGCAACCGCTCTGCTTACAACTACTATCCAGTATTCAGCTTCGGTCGTTTGGCTGATGCCGACTATAAGATCATCGAACACAAGATCGTCCCATTCTTTGCTCATCAACTCCGTGAAGCCGTCAACCAGGAAGATAGTGTAAAGACTCAAGTTTACATTCGTGCCCTCGGAAACCTTGGCCACCCTCAAATCCTGTCGGTCTTCGAGCCATACCTGGAGGGTACTATCAAGATCACTGACTTCCAGCGCCTCGCCATTATGGTCGCCTTGGACAACCTGGTTATCTACTATCCAAGCTTGGCCCGTTCGGTGCTGTACCGTGCCTACCAGAACACTGCCGATGTCCATGAAATCCGTTGTGCTGCCGTGCACTTGTTGATGCGCACCGATCCACCAGCCGATATGCTCCAACGTATGGCTGAATATACTCATCAGGAACCAAGCCGCTATGTCAGATATGCTGTGAAATCCGCCATCGAAACTGCTGCTTTGGCCGACGAGTACGACAACTATAGCGACCTCGCTGTCAATGCCAAGGCTGCCGTCAACTTCCTCTACCCAGAAGATTCCAGTGTTAAGTATTCTATCAACCACATCCGTGACTACGCCATGGAAAACCTGGAACTGACCTACCGTCTGCATTACGGAGAAATCGCATCCAACGATCATCGCTACCCAAGTGGAATGTTCTACCATATGCGTCAAAACTTCGGTGGATTCAAGAAATACACTTCCTTCTACTACCTGGTTTCTAGCATGGAAGCATTCTTTGACGTTTTCTCGAAACAGTACAACACCAAATACTTCGCTGATTATTACAAATCGGCTGACTACAGCACTAACTTCTACAACTATGACAAATACTCAAAGTACTACAAGCAGTACTTCTACAACAAGGACAATGAATACTACCAAAAGTACAACGGACAGAAGAAGAACTTCTACAGCGATAAGGAACCATCGAAGTTCACCGCTTCCCGCATTGGTAAGCTGCTGAATATTGATGCCCAAGAGGCCGAGCAACTGGAAGgacagcttttgttcaaactgTTCAACGGATACTTCTTCACCGCTTTCGATAACCAAACCATTGAAAACATCCCACGTAAAGTGAAACATCTGTTCGAAGATTTGGAAGATGGCTACGCTTTTGACTTCACCAAGTTCTACCAGCAACAGGATGTCGTGCTTGCCTGGCCATTGGCTACTGGTTTCCCATTCATCTACACTCTGAAGGTTCCAACTGTTGTCAAGTTTGAGCTCGATGCTTCCGCCAAGACTCACCCACAAGTTTACAAGCAACCAGCTGGTCACCCAGAAAACGAAAACGATGATTTCTTCTACATGCCACAAACTTTGAACGGATCGATGGATGTGAACCTGTTGTATCACCGCATGGTTGACGCCAAGGTTGGATTCGTCACTCCTTTCGATCACCAACGCTACATCGCTGGTTACCAGAAGAAGCTGCATGGATATTTGCCATTCACCGTTGATTTGGGATTGGACCTTGTCAATGATGAGTACGAattcgaattcaaattccaggAACCTAAGGAAGATCATTTGATGTTCCACATGAGTTCGTGGCCATACACTGGATACAAGGATATTACCGATATGCGCCCAATTGCCGAGAATCCAAATGCCAAGATTGTGCACGATGAAGATCAAACCACCAAGTCTTTGGAACACACCTTCGGCCAAGATATGACTGGTGTTGCTCTGCGATTCCACGCCAAATACGATTTCGACATGATGAACTTCCAGAAGGTCTTCGGCATGCTTAAGAAGCACGATTTGGTTTCGGCTGTCACCTATCCATTTGCTTACCAACCATATGAATACCATCAGTTCAACTTGTACTACGATGCCCAACGCACTCACGCCAAATCGTTCAAGTTCTTCGCTTATCAGAAGTTCGGTGCTCCTTCCTTCGAAGAAACTGGACCCAAGCACCCAGCCAACCGTCACTCGTACTCTGGAAACTACTACGAATCGAACTACGCTCAACCCTTCGTCTACAGCGCAGGAAGCCATCGTCGTTACGAGCAGTTCTTCCGCAATGCTGCTTCTGGTATCAGAAATAGCTTCGTCCGTTACTACGACTTCGGTTTTGAATTCTACGCTCCACAGTACAAGAGTGAGTTCACTTTCACAACCGCTTTCGCTGATAGTCCAGTTGACAAGACTTCCCGCCAGCTGTACTACTTCTATGCCAGCCCAATGTTCCCAAGCCAATCGTACTTCAAGGACATTCCATTCAGCGGAAAGCAGTTCCAATTCTGCGCCACCGCTACCAGCGAATTCCCACGCGTTCCATACCTGAAGTTCTCGGACTTTGACAAGTACTACGGAGATGCTAGCCAGTACTTCGATTTCCTGTATGGTGAATCATGCCAGGGTGGAGCTCACATTGCTGTCAAGGGTAAGCAGAAGCAGACTGGAAAGTACCGCGAGTACCTGGGCTTCTCTGATGTTGCCAAGGCTTGCAAGGAACAGATGGCCAACGGATACTACCAAATGGAAGAATGCCAACGTGCAATCGATCAGGCTTACTACTACGATTTCTACGATTACTCCTTCGAGTACAAGGATGTCGGTGCCGTTGCCAAGAACATCAGCGCCAAATTCTACGACTACTTCCAGTACGCTTTCTACCCGTACTTCGAATCGAACTTCTTCTACCGAGGAAAGCATAACCAGATCAAGGCTGAATTCGAATTCGCTCCCTATGGCGATTACTACAACGCTTCCTTCTTCGGACCAAGCTACGCCTTCCAGGTCAAGAACTACCCAATTGAAAACGATTACTCGGTCTATTTCCCGTACTTCTTCAAGTACACTTTCTTCCCTCGCTACCAGCCATACTTCTTGCACCGTCTGCCAGCGCACAAGCCCCGCAATCGTCCGTACTACGAACTCTCCAACTTCGAACAGTTTGCCGCTTTCAGTCGTAAACCACAGTATC CTTCCTGTTCATTCTCTAAGGATTACTTCTACACCTTCGACGACAAGAAATACTTCTACGATATGGGTGAATGCTGGCATGCAGTGCTGTACACTGTGAAGCCAGACTACGACTTCTACGCTCAACAATCCCACTTCTACAACTCTGACTTCGAGTACAAGTACAAGAACGGATTTGAAGAGTACGAACAGTTTGCCGCTTTGGCTCGCCGTGGATCAGACAACCAGCTGTACTTCAAGTTCTTGTTCGGAGACAACTACATTGAAATCTTCCCCAATAACGCTGACACTCCATTTGTGAAGTTCAACGGACGCCCATACGACATCAGCAAGTACAACATTGCTCACTTCGAGTATAAGGAAGGCTACCCAAGCTTCCCATTCTTCTACGCCTTCGCCTACCCCAACAAGGATTTGGAAGTCAGCTTCTTCGGTGGAAAGCTGAAGTTCGCTACCGATGGATACCGCGCTCGTTTCTTCTCGGACTACTCGTTCTACAACAACTTCGTCGGTCTGTGTGGAACCAATGACGGTGAATACTTCTCCGACTTCGTTACTCCCGATCAATGCTACATGCGCAAGCCTGAATTCTTCGCTGCTTCTTATGCCCTCACTGGCCAGAACTGCACCGGACCAGCCAAGGCCTTCAACTATGCCTACCAACAGAAGGCCAAGCAGGAATGCGTCAAGCGCGAGGTTTACTTCGGTGACGTCATCTACAACCAGGAATATTACCACCCACGTTATCGTTACTACAACCACAACGTTGAAGAGTCCTCCAGCTCTTCGTCCAGCTCTTCATCGGACTCTTCGTCATcgtcttcttcctcttcttcgtCCTCGGAATCGAAGTCTAAGAGCTCGTCCAGCTCCAGCTCTGAGGAGCAAAAGGAATACCATCCACACAAGCAGAGCCACTCCCTGAAGGATTGCCCAGTCCAGCACCAGCACCAGTTCTTCCAGCAGGGCGATAAGGTTTGCTTCACTCTGCGCCCTCTGCCCGCTTGCCACTCCAAGTGTGTCGCTACCGACAAGGTCAGCAAGTACTTCGATGTGCACTGCTTCGAGAAGAGCTCTCCCCAGGCCGAGAAATACAAGTCCGAGATTGCCCGTGGCTACAACCCGGATTTCAAGAGCTACGCATCGCACAAGACCTTCAAGTTCAACTACCCGAAGAGCTGCGTCTACAAGGCTTACTAA